A window from Leptothermofonsia sichuanensis E412 encodes these proteins:
- a CDS encoding helix-turn-helix domain-containing protein produces the protein MPAPLSVDLRQRIMAAYEAQEGSQRQLAERFKVSLSFIRDLRRHYCETGTVEPKAHGGGAIAKLGKEQLPIVEALVTAQPDALLKELCERFAQQSGVEVSISTMQQAVSKLKLSVKKNTDCLPARYSKGEGFAVCLSPVEFYNRPAQLGFH, from the coding sequence ATGCCCGCCCCTCTGTCAGTTGATCTACGGCAACGAATCATGGCAGCCTATGAAGCTCAAGAAGGATCACAACGGCAACTGGCAGAGCGCTTCAAGGTGAGCTTATCGTTCATTCGAGATCTAAGGCGACACTATTGTGAGACAGGCACCGTGGAGCCTAAAGCGCACGGAGGAGGAGCCATTGCCAAGTTGGGCAAAGAGCAGTTGCCCATCGTTGAAGCCCTAGTCACGGCTCAACCGGATGCCCTACTCAAGGAGTTGTGTGAACGCTTTGCCCAACAAAGTGGAGTGGAGGTGAGTATATCAACCATGCAACAGGCTGTGTCTAAGCTCAAGCTCAGCGTCAAAAAAAACACTGATTGCCTCCCAGCAAGATACTCAAAGGGTGAAGGATTTGCGGTTTGCTTATCGCCTGTGGAGTTTTACAATCGACCCGCGCAACTTGGTTTTCATTGA
- a CDS encoding IS630 family transposase yields MRFAYRLWSFTIDPRNLVFIDETGIHLAMTRLSGRAPIGERLYDTEAPGDGGKNISLIGGMSIDGLIASMSIVGSVNTDVFLFYIQEILIPQLWVGAIVLMDNLPVHHASVVQAAIESVGAKVVFLPPYSPDLSPIELCWSKLKQLLRSAKARTQEALDQALTRIINECISADDALGWFNHCGLFI; encoded by the coding sequence TTGCGGTTTGCTTATCGCCTGTGGAGTTTTACAATCGACCCGCGCAACTTGGTTTTCATTGATGAAACGGGCATCCATCTGGCAATGACTCGTTTGTCTGGTCGTGCCCCCATCGGTGAACGCTTGTATGACACTGAGGCTCCTGGCGATGGGGGCAAGAATATCTCGTTGATTGGTGGCATGAGTATTGATGGGTTGATTGCTAGCATGAGTATTGTTGGCAGTGTCAATACTGACGTGTTCTTGTTCTACATCCAGGAGATTCTGATTCCGCAATTGTGGGTAGGGGCGATCGTGCTGATGGATAATCTACCCGTGCATCATGCTTCAGTCGTGCAAGCGGCAATTGAATCGGTTGGAGCCAAGGTTGTGTTTCTGCCGCCTTATTCCCCAGACCTTTCACCGATTGAACTATGTTGGTCAAAACTCAAGCAGCTCCTGCGTTCAGCCAAGGCTCGAACGCAGGAAGCGCTCGACCAAGCTTTAACCAGGATTATCAACGAGTGTATTTCTGCTGACGATGCCCTTGGCTGGTTCAATCACTGTGGCTTATTCATCTGA